The proteins below come from a single Drosophila suzukii chromosome X, CBGP_Dsuzu_IsoJpt1.0, whole genome shotgun sequence genomic window:
- the ppk28 gene encoding pickpocket protein 28 — protein MKKLTDSRRRPSGSSMWKRDSESDNEENTICSCAAIKRSVVYYLKNSTLHGLKYIAEESITIPERVFFGISFVLVVILSGFFISNVYVKWSASPIIISTSAKQKLTSNMPFPAITICNLNQALLSQVDRIARTSTNFSLLMGLCDQGGDTTISYIGTWKYFKAILVEVAQPCEKMLLYCSFGSRAEECSLLFTSILTDDGLCCNFNALDPSYLIRNYSDDVRWEPAQPNSRYEPIDWTPEKGYARKLPEFYYPRTSGGTGIRMGLTVVLNASIAEYYCTKSMSVGFKVLVHNPAELPKVSNYGFVVTAGREARIPIEPVYEDALPTIRSIKKSVRRCLFSDENDLAYYRTYSRKNCELECEAKLLLRECSCVLYYLPRIDPLARVCGPNDNQCTDRVQTEIESSLTNLSCESCWPGCFELTYKATLSTASIVSDPRFQAGENLPDYIFHGPYSNASEISILHFYYMSNIFRSTTKSEMFGFTEFLSNTGGLLGLFMGFSIFSVIEIFFYITVRPYCASRTLRQRHKRRLEQLRWLTPVRMPGRRILRRNRGLLSRNSNPPPPAYSDVQRSRGKLGKPVPNKRSLWQTLQVRPVERVDEEPPIYPYLN, from the exons ATGAAGAAGTTGACGGACAGCAGGCGGCGTCCCAGTGGCTCCTCGATGTGGAAAAGGGATTCCGAGTCGGATAACGAGGAGAATACCATCTGCAGCTGTGCGGCGATAAAGAGGAGTGTGGTTTACTACCTGAAAAACAGCACTCTCCATGGCCTGAAGTACATCGCCGAGGAGAGCATCACCATTCCGGAACG ggTCTTCTTCGGCATCTCCTTTGTGCTGGTGGTGATCCTTTCCGGGTTTTTCATCTCCAACGTTTACGTGAAGTGGAGTGCTTCGCCCATAATAATTTCGACCAGTGCCAAACAGAAGTTGACCAGCAACATGCCCTTTCCGGCGATTACCATCTGTAATCTCAACCAGGCGCTGCTCAGTCAGGTGGATCGCATTGCCCGGACCAGCACCAATTTCTCCCTGCTGATGGGTCTGTGCGATCAGGGCGGGGATACGACCATCTCCTACATCGGCACCTGGAAGTACTTCAAGGCGATCCTGGTGGAGGTGGCCCAGCCGTGCGAGAAGATGCTGCTGTACTGCAGCTTTGGTTCGCGGGCGGAGGAGTGTTCCCTGCTCTTCACCTCAATCCTGACCGATGATGGGTTGTGCTGCAACTTCAATGCCCTCGATCCATCGTATCTCATTCGGAATTACAGTGACGACGTGAGGTGGGAGCCGGCTCAGCCGAATTCCCGCTACGAGCCCATCGACTGGACCCCGGAGAAGGGCTATGCCCGCAAGTTGCCCGAGTTCTACTATCCGCGCACCTCGGGGGGCACTGGGATCCGGATGGGTCTGACCGTAGTGCTAAACGCCTCCATAGCGGAGTACTACTGCACCAAGTCCATGAGTGTGGGCTTCAAG GTCCTTGTCCACAATCCTGCCGAACTGCCGAAGGTGAGCAACTATGGCTTTGTGGTTACCGCCGGACGAGAGGCCCGGATCCCCATCGAACCGGTCTACGAAGATGCCCTGCCCACGATACGATCCATCAAGAAATCGGTGCGTCGCTGCCTCTTCTCCGATGAGAATGATTTGGCCTACTACCGGACATATTCGCGCAAGAACTGCGAGTTGGAGTGCGAGGCCAAGTTGCTGCTCCGCGAATGCAGCTGCGTCCTTTACTATCTGCCCCGGATCGATCCCTTGGCCAGGGTCTGTGGACCCAACGATAATCAATGCACGGATCGGGTGCAAACGGAGATCGAGTCCTCGTTGACGAACCTATCCTGCGAAAGTTGCTGGCCGGGCTGCTTTGAACTCACCTACAAGGCAACCCTTTCGACGGCCTCCATCGTCTCGGATCCCCGATTTCAGGCCGGCGAGAATCTACCCGATTATATTTTCCACGGACCGTATAGCAACGCCAGCGAGATTTCTATCCTACACTTCTACTACATGAGCAATATATTCCGCAGCACCACCAAGTCGGAAATGTTTGGCTTTACCGAGTTTCTGT CTAATACTGGCGGTCTTCTCGGTCTTTTCATGGGCTTCAGCATTTTCTCGGTGATCGAGATATTCTTCTATATCACTGTCCGTCCGTACTGCGCCTCCCGGACTCTCCGGCAGCGCCACAAGCGTCGTCTGGAGCAGTTGCGCTGGCTGACTCCGGTCCGGATGCCTGGCCGCAGAATTCTACGCCGGAATCGAGGCCTTCTCAGCCGGAATTCCAATCCCCCGCCGCCCGCCTACAGTGATGTGCAGAGGAGCCGCGGGAAACTGGGAAAACCGGTGCCGAACAAGAGGAGTCTCTGGCAGACGTTGCAAGTTCGCCCAGTGGAGCGGGTGGATGAGGAACCACCCATCTATCCGTACCTGAATTGA